A stretch of Paludisphaera borealis DNA encodes these proteins:
- a CDS encoding VWA domain-containing protein — protein MRDTILQYLADRLGVEPPRAGEAIAPHVRFDQPWSQWSLLAVVAGGAALVVWLYRRDGRAPAYYKTILATLRISLILLAVFMLSEAVLSVDRTGLPYITIMVDDSASERIADQYEKPEVQGELAALAGTAKDAAAAAETSRLAIAKGLILRDDAKLVRELQKQHKVRLYLVSNSARLASEVDRPGDVEPAVQKLREVEASGGQTRLGDGLRQVLTELRGAPPSAVVLLTDGQTTEGEPLSKAAELAARKGVPIYLVGLGSVEPARDLELTELLVDDVVFVDDAVRFQAKLLARGFQGQKITVRLKEREPGSTDPKADREIQTIEVDAPADGQSKRVELVHHPKVTGERTFFLEVDPRPRELQTENNRIERAVVVRKEKLKVLMVESEPRYEFRYLKNYLEREETIDLNVVLLSSDPEYSEQDRSALPSFPAAKEDLFAYDVVIVGDADSSFLSQSQMQNLSEFVTEKGGGLLFIAGELFNPLTYRGTPLEALLPIELAEARNPAAVGAVAQFRPELTLEGRSNPIFRFGENEAQSAQIWQDLPESYWYLEAPRKKPGALVLAEHASATGSDGKLPLILYQFAGTGRTMFHAFDDTWRWRFRSGDRYFGRFWVQTIRFLARSKLAGQRQAEIQTDRRSYERGQPIQIRVRFPNPGVAPSNGEVVVQIERNGAGPRKLTLNQSPGTRNVFEGALSQAAEGEYQIRLLPPPVLEGPIPTASFRVDAPASEFERVQMNEPELKRVAEATGGKYYTPLAASTLLNDLPKPSKVPLDTDPPIALWNTWPLLGLFLTILTAEWILRKRARMV, from the coding sequence TTGAGGGATACGATTCTCCAGTACCTGGCTGATCGATTGGGCGTCGAACCTCCCCGCGCCGGCGAGGCCATCGCGCCGCACGTCCGGTTCGACCAGCCGTGGTCGCAGTGGTCGCTGCTGGCCGTCGTGGCGGGGGGCGCCGCGCTGGTCGTCTGGCTCTATCGGCGCGACGGTCGGGCGCCGGCGTACTACAAGACGATCCTCGCCACGCTGCGGATCAGCCTGATCCTCCTGGCCGTCTTCATGCTCTCTGAGGCCGTCCTGTCGGTCGACCGCACGGGGCTCCCGTACATCACGATCATGGTCGACGATTCGGCCAGCGAGCGGATCGCCGACCAGTACGAAAAGCCCGAGGTCCAGGGCGAGCTCGCCGCGCTGGCGGGGACCGCCAAGGACGCCGCCGCCGCCGCCGAGACCTCGCGGCTGGCGATCGCCAAGGGGCTGATCCTCCGCGACGACGCCAAGCTCGTCCGCGAACTCCAGAAGCAGCACAAGGTGCGGCTCTACCTCGTCTCCAACTCGGCGCGGCTGGCGTCGGAAGTCGACCGCCCCGGGGACGTCGAGCCGGCCGTTCAGAAGCTGCGCGAGGTCGAGGCGTCGGGCGGCCAGACCCGCCTGGGCGACGGCCTCCGGCAAGTCCTCACCGAACTCCGAGGCGCGCCGCCGTCGGCCGTCGTGCTCCTGACCGACGGCCAGACCACCGAGGGCGAGCCCCTGTCGAAGGCCGCCGAGCTGGCCGCGCGCAAGGGGGTGCCGATCTATCTCGTCGGCCTGGGAAGCGTCGAGCCGGCGCGCGACCTGGAGCTGACCGAGCTGCTCGTCGACGACGTGGTGTTCGTCGACGACGCCGTCCGGTTCCAGGCCAAGCTGCTCGCCCGCGGCTTCCAGGGGCAGAAGATCACCGTCCGGCTCAAGGAGCGTGAGCCCGGCTCGACCGACCCCAAGGCCGACCGCGAGATCCAGACGATCGAGGTCGACGCCCCGGCCGACGGCCAATCCAAGCGCGTCGAGCTGGTCCATCACCCCAAGGTCACCGGCGAGCGGACGTTCTTCCTCGAAGTCGACCCGCGTCCCCGCGAGCTTCAGACCGAGAACAACCGGATCGAGCGCGCCGTCGTGGTCCGCAAGGAAAAGCTCAAGGTCCTGATGGTCGAGAGCGAGCCGCGGTACGAGTTCCGCTACCTCAAGAACTACCTCGAACGCGAGGAGACGATCGACCTGAATGTGGTCCTGCTGTCGTCCGACCCCGAGTACAGCGAGCAAGACCGTTCCGCCCTGCCGAGCTTTCCGGCCGCCAAGGAGGATCTGTTCGCCTACGACGTGGTGATCGTCGGCGACGCCGATTCGAGCTTCCTGAGCCAGTCGCAGATGCAGAACCTCTCCGAGTTCGTCACCGAGAAGGGGGGCGGCCTGCTGTTCATCGCGGGCGAGCTGTTCAACCCGCTGACGTACCGGGGGACGCCCCTGGAAGCCCTGCTGCCGATCGAGCTGGCCGAGGCCCGCAACCCCGCCGCCGTGGGGGCCGTCGCCCAGTTCCGTCCCGAGCTGACGCTCGAAGGTCGATCGAACCCGATCTTCCGGTTCGGCGAGAATGAGGCGCAGAGCGCGCAGATCTGGCAAGACCTGCCCGAGTCGTACTGGTATCTGGAAGCTCCTCGCAAGAAGCCCGGCGCGCTCGTGCTGGCCGAGCACGCCTCGGCGACGGGGAGCGACGGCAAGCTGCCGCTGATCCTCTACCAGTTCGCCGGCACCGGCCGGACGATGTTCCACGCCTTCGACGACACCTGGCGCTGGCGGTTCCGGTCGGGCGACCGCTACTTCGGGCGGTTCTGGGTCCAGACCATCCGGTTCCTGGCCCGCTCCAAGCTGGCGGGCCAACGCCAGGCCGAGATCCAGACCGACCGCCGGAGCTACGAGCGCGGCCAGCCGATCCAGATCCGGGTCCGATTCCCGAACCCCGGCGTGGCGCCCAGCAACGGCGAGGTGGTCGTCCAGATCGAGCGCAACGGCGCCGGCCCCCGCAAGCTCACGCTCAACCAGTCGCCGGGGACCCGCAACGTCTTCGAGGGCGCGCTCTCCCAGGCCGCCGAGGGGGAGTACCAGATCCGCCTGCTGCCGCCGCCGGTCCTGGAAGGTCCGATCCCGACCGCCTCGTTCCGCGTCGACGCGCCGGCCAGCGAGTTCGAACGCGTCCAGATGAACGAGCCCGAGCTGAAGCGGGTCGCCGAGGCGACGGGGGGCAAATATTACACGCCCCTGGCCGCCTCGACCCTCCTGAACGACCTGCCGAAGCCGTCAAAGGTCCCGCTCGACACCGACCCGCCGATCGCGCTCTGGAACACCTGGCCGCTGCTTGGGCTGTTTCTGACGATCCTGACGGCGGAATGGATTCTCCGAAAACGGGCTCGAATGGTATGA
- a CDS encoding BatA domain-containing protein gives MLPLYRLHLVWGLGFANAPLLYGLAAASVPILIHLLNRRKHREQRWAAMRFLIAAIRKNQRRIRIEQWLLLAIRCLLVLLVVSAMAKPFLESFGSVISGRRTHRVLVLDSSLSMGYTASGSSRFDQAKTVASQLVKDSRRGDAVSVVLMGDPPRVVIGDPSPNLAEVQKEIQELVLGHAGTDLDATFEAVDRVLDVSTIPQKEVVFLTDLQSTSWRPRPSDGKEGLARIVAKLEARRPRSVVIDLGRAGSENRAIVDLQVQSPVVTPATTVLVRAVVHNFGPSKAEGVRVRLTVDGRVGPEQLVDLPVGEDVPVVFNQQFSSPGDHVVEASIDEDALPLDDHRRLVVPVRESVNVLLVDGDFKSEPFQAETDYLAQALAPTEGSPGEPNMMRVEVVSESQLARRDLKAFDVVGLCNVAQFSQTEVDALEDFLKQGGGVIVFSGDQVMPDNYNRLLYADGKGLLPAAVGAPVGDAAKKESAFGFNPLGYRHPLLAEFRNQADPVVAGLTRTLTWRYHKLTLSKDSTAQVALAFENGDPALIEAPRHRGKVFQAATSADAGWTNWPVHHSYPPIMQRMILEAAAGRSAERNIRVGQPYDQSFDPSAAGASATVLTPRGQSLPAKLKAAGGVSQLHFVETDASGAYEVKIGPPLATEVAFAANPDPAESDLAKLERASLAERLPGWNFIHLTNWRELAQNAASVGRRGELHRPLLYGVLLLLLVESITAWKFGHNDPSS, from the coding sequence ATGTTGCCGCTTTACCGATTGCACCTGGTCTGGGGTTTGGGATTCGCCAACGCGCCGCTCCTGTACGGGCTGGCGGCGGCGTCGGTGCCGATCCTGATCCACCTGCTCAACCGCCGCAAGCACCGCGAGCAGCGGTGGGCGGCGATGCGGTTCTTGATCGCGGCGATCCGCAAGAACCAGCGGCGGATTCGGATCGAGCAGTGGCTGCTGCTGGCGATCCGCTGCCTGCTGGTCCTCCTGGTCGTCTCGGCGATGGCCAAGCCGTTCCTCGAAAGCTTCGGCAGCGTGATCTCGGGACGGCGGACCCACCGCGTGCTGGTCCTGGATTCGTCGCTCAGCATGGGATACACCGCCTCCGGATCGAGCCGGTTCGACCAGGCCAAGACGGTCGCCTCGCAGCTCGTCAAGGACTCGCGCCGGGGCGACGCCGTGAGCGTCGTCCTGATGGGCGATCCGCCCCGGGTGGTAATCGGCGACCCTTCGCCCAACCTGGCCGAGGTCCAGAAGGAGATCCAGGAGCTGGTCCTGGGCCACGCCGGGACCGACCTCGACGCCACGTTCGAGGCCGTCGACCGCGTGCTCGACGTCTCCACAATCCCGCAGAAGGAGGTCGTCTTCCTGACCGACCTTCAGTCGACGAGCTGGCGGCCTCGCCCAAGCGACGGCAAGGAAGGGCTGGCGCGAATCGTCGCCAAGCTCGAAGCGCGGCGGCCCCGGTCGGTGGTGATCGACCTGGGACGCGCCGGCAGTGAGAACCGGGCGATCGTCGACCTTCAGGTCCAGTCGCCGGTCGTCACGCCGGCGACGACGGTGCTGGTCCGGGCCGTCGTTCACAACTTCGGCCCGTCCAAGGCCGAGGGCGTCCGCGTGCGGCTGACCGTCGACGGCCGGGTCGGCCCGGAGCAACTGGTCGACCTACCGGTCGGCGAGGACGTTCCAGTCGTCTTCAACCAGCAGTTTTCGAGCCCCGGCGACCACGTGGTCGAAGCGTCGATCGACGAGGACGCCCTGCCGCTCGACGACCACCGCCGCCTGGTCGTCCCCGTCCGCGAGTCGGTCAACGTCCTGCTGGTCGACGGCGATTTCAAGTCCGAGCCGTTCCAGGCCGAGACCGACTACCTGGCGCAGGCCCTCGCCCCCACGGAGGGCTCGCCCGGCGAGCCCAACATGATGCGGGTCGAGGTCGTCTCCGAATCGCAGCTCGCGCGCCGCGACCTGAAGGCGTTCGACGTCGTGGGCCTCTGCAACGTCGCCCAGTTCAGCCAGACGGAAGTCGACGCGCTGGAAGACTTCTTGAAGCAGGGGGGCGGGGTGATCGTCTTCAGCGGCGATCAGGTGATGCCCGACAACTACAACAGGCTGCTTTACGCCGACGGCAAGGGGCTGCTGCCGGCCGCCGTCGGAGCCCCGGTGGGGGACGCCGCGAAGAAAGAGTCGGCGTTCGGGTTCAACCCGCTGGGGTACCGCCACCCGCTGCTCGCCGAGTTCCGCAACCAGGCCGACCCGGTCGTCGCCGGCCTGACCCGGACGTTGACCTGGCGGTATCACAAGCTGACGCTTTCCAAGGACTCGACGGCTCAGGTCGCACTCGCGTTCGAGAACGGCGACCCGGCCCTGATCGAAGCGCCCCGGCATCGCGGCAAGGTCTTCCAGGCGGCGACCTCGGCCGACGCCGGCTGGACCAATTGGCCCGTGCACCACAGCTACCCGCCGATCATGCAGCGGATGATCCTGGAAGCCGCCGCCGGCCGGTCGGCCGAGCGCAACATCCGCGTCGGCCAGCCCTACGACCAGTCGTTCGACCCGTCGGCCGCGGGGGCCTCGGCCACGGTTCTGACGCCGCGAGGTCAATCGCTGCCGGCCAAGCTGAAGGCCGCCGGGGGCGTCAGCCAGCTTCACTTCGTGGAGACCGACGCGTCGGGTGCCTACGAGGTGAAGATCGGCCCGCCGCTGGCGACCGAGGTCGCGTTCGCCGCCAACCCTGACCCGGCCGAGAGCGACCTCGCGAAGCTCGAACGAGCCTCGCTGGCCGAGCGGCTGCCGGGCTGGAACTTCATCCATCTGACCAACTGGCGCGAGCTGGCGCAGAACGCCGCGTCGGTCGGCCGTCGGGGCGAGCTGCACCGTCCGCTGCTCTACGGCGTCTTACTCCTGCTCCTGGTCGAATCCATCACGGCCTGGAAGTTCGGTCACAACGATCCGTCTAGCTGA
- a CDS encoding DUF58 domain-containing protein, whose translation MENYQSYLDPRTLASLEGLDLQARLLVEGYVAGMHPSPYHGFSVEFAEHREYVPGDDVRHVDWKVWSKTDKFYLKQYEEETNLLLYLLLDTSESMAYASGDNVSKFKYAQFVVAALAYLILQQQDSVGLALFDDAVRRYLKPAGQPSHLKELIHLLDVTPAREKSDLGLVLHDLSERFKKRGVIAIFSDLFDDVEKVLSGLKHFRHRRHEVIVFHILDPAEIDFPFRDPTLFKGMEGLPDVLADPYALRRAYQEEIGSFLDGIKKGCRLIDIDYVPLRTDQSLDVALSAYLASRSARKRKR comes from the coding sequence GTGGAAAACTACCAAAGCTATTTAGATCCGCGAACGCTGGCTAGCCTCGAAGGGCTCGACCTCCAGGCGCGGCTGCTCGTGGAAGGCTACGTGGCGGGCATGCACCCGAGCCCCTACCACGGCTTCTCCGTCGAGTTCGCCGAGCACCGCGAGTACGTGCCGGGCGACGACGTCCGCCACGTCGACTGGAAGGTCTGGTCCAAGACCGACAAGTTCTACCTGAAGCAGTACGAGGAGGAGACCAACCTCCTGCTCTACCTGCTCCTGGATACGAGCGAGTCGATGGCCTACGCCTCCGGCGACAACGTCTCGAAGTTCAAGTATGCGCAGTTCGTCGTCGCGGCGCTCGCCTACCTGATCTTGCAGCAGCAGGATTCGGTCGGTCTGGCGCTGTTCGACGACGCGGTGCGGCGGTACCTCAAGCCGGCCGGCCAGCCGTCGCACCTGAAGGAGTTGATCCACCTGCTCGACGTCACCCCCGCGCGGGAGAAGTCGGACCTGGGCCTGGTGCTGCACGACCTCTCCGAGCGGTTCAAGAAGCGCGGGGTGATCGCGATCTTCTCGGACCTGTTCGACGACGTGGAGAAGGTCCTCTCGGGGCTGAAGCACTTCCGCCACCGCCGCCACGAGGTGATCGTCTTCCACATCCTGGACCCGGCCGAGATCGACTTCCCGTTCCGCGACCCGACGTTGTTCAAGGGCATGGAGGGGCTCCCCGACGTGCTCGCCGACCCCTACGCCCTCCGCCGCGCGTACCAGGAGGAGATCGGGAGCTTTCTGGACGGCATCAAGAAGGGGTGCCGGCTGATCGACATCGACTACGTTCCGTTGCGCACCGACCAGAGCCTGGACGTGGCGCTCTCGGCCTACCTGGCGTCGCGGTCGGCCCGGAAACGCAAGCGCTAA
- a CDS encoding AAA family ATPase: MSDSTVTPTEPPAEDDLAAVARLKDAYEKLRAEMGKVIVGQNAVLEELLIAVFARGHCLLIGVPGLAKTLMIHTLADALNLSYNRIQFTPDLMPSDITGTEVIQEDKATGVRQFKFLRGPIFANIVLADEINRTPPKTQAALLEAMQERQVTAGGERHRLPDPFFVLATQNPIEQEGTYPLPEAQLDRFMLNVMVGYPNEAEEQDIVRLTTTTHRPVVSKVLSGNEILALQEIVRKVPVADHVVRYAVRLTRATRRDLDDAPTFIRDYVSWGAGPRASQYLILAAKARAVLHGNYHVSIDDVRSVANPVLRHRIITNFNAEAEGLKPDDVVDRLVKTIPVDDHEAEQSGKLPKLFRSANAG, from the coding sequence GTGAGCGACTCGACCGTGACCCCGACCGAACCGCCGGCCGAAGACGACCTGGCGGCCGTCGCCCGCCTCAAGGACGCCTACGAGAAGCTTCGAGCCGAGATGGGCAAGGTCATCGTGGGCCAGAACGCCGTGCTGGAGGAGTTGCTGATCGCCGTCTTCGCACGCGGCCACTGCCTCCTGATCGGCGTCCCCGGGCTGGCGAAGACCCTGATGATCCACACCCTCGCCGACGCGCTGAACCTGAGCTACAACCGGATTCAGTTCACCCCCGACCTGATGCCCTCGGACATCACCGGCACCGAGGTGATCCAGGAGGACAAGGCGACCGGCGTCCGCCAGTTCAAGTTCCTCCGCGGCCCGATCTTCGCCAACATCGTGCTGGCCGACGAGATCAACCGGACGCCCCCGAAGACCCAGGCCGCGTTGCTCGAAGCCATGCAGGAGCGGCAGGTGACCGCCGGCGGCGAGCGGCACCGGCTCCCCGACCCGTTCTTCGTCCTGGCGACCCAGAACCCGATCGAGCAGGAGGGGACCTACCCGCTCCCCGAGGCGCAGCTCGACCGGTTCATGCTCAACGTCATGGTGGGCTATCCCAACGAGGCCGAGGAGCAGGACATCGTCCGGCTGACCACGACGACGCATCGGCCGGTCGTCTCGAAGGTGCTCTCGGGGAACGAGATCCTGGCGCTTCAGGAGATCGTCCGCAAGGTGCCCGTCGCCGATCATGTTGTCCGTTACGCCGTCCGACTGACCCGGGCGACGCGCCGCGACCTGGACGACGCGCCGACGTTCATCCGCGACTACGTGAGCTGGGGGGCGGGCCCTCGGGCCAGCCAGTACCTGATCCTCGCGGCCAAGGCGCGGGCCGTTCTGCACGGCAACTACCACGTGTCGATCGACGATGTCCGGAGCGTCGCCAATCCCGTGCTCCGGCACCGGATCATCACGAATTTCAACGCCGAGGCGGAAGGACTGAAGCCCGACGACGTCGTGGACCGTCTCGTCAAGACGATCCCCGTCGACGACCACGAGGCCGAGCAAAGTGGAAAACTACCAAAGCTATTTAGATCCGCGAACGCTGGCTAG
- a CDS encoding PQQ-binding-like beta-propeller repeat protein, producing the protein MTWFRFHRRKTVAIPSRVVGVLSACLLATVAGSAAAQPAGRSASKFYPDSSEAAETLLRNAASHVRAGQWSEAVGIYQRVIEQYGDKVARLPRDPADGGEGGDEFVLYVDLRGYCQRTLAGLPDEARAVYRKRMDAQAERWFREGEAGRDAGPLRRVVEQAFCTSWGDDALELLGDLSFQDGRFGEALAMYRRLVADDPENPLNLVHPDPSVDLARVAAKKLLCRAAAGESLTPAVEIEAFAKRFPGASGPLAGRKGLLATSLAAALETDHLAPPSQSDGRWPTFAGSPTRNKIVAESIDVGSLQWRVALERISPVRAGGPYVPRAFGVNNGASSPANQLLGYHPIIVGDQVIVNNGSRITAYNLSDRPNPSEGGQALAVEPAWKHDPDDGAAPPQALPSSWAIPRYTLTAVGDRIYARMGSSSQPNFAGGPRPVGADSSIVAIDRNRPGGKPLWIQRSSKLTLPDRPAEQVGRSVNFEGTPVADDRSVYVAVTDRREQTATYVASYNADDGSLRWLRYLGAAASENDNFMAMGGMGFGALASADSGHRLLSLDGPVLYYQTNLGALAALDAETGSIRWAATYPRQESGRGQGGERDLNPAVVHDGLVFVAPSDASSIFAFEAQTGRLKWRTVAIPDEVKLSHLLGVAKGRLVATGDKVLWFDVRDGKLLHAWPDTGGSREGYGRGLLAGDRVYWPTRNEIQVLDQASGARSGPPIKLLETYRTTGGNLVAGDGYLVVAQSDGLVVFCQNSRLIERYRDEIARAPHHAPTHYRLARAAEAVGRDQLALDSYVQSIRNAGAGETIDGSPLIDAARDHQFRLLLRLAASLRGEKKYDDAGAKLEAAVLAARQEQDRLKARLLLADVQLERGRPPEAVDILERLLGDDRLQQLTVGSDDGRRAVRADLFVGDRLAEIVRDHGRKVYDSYDRKARELFKRGVDEQDARSLAEVARIFPVAEAVPEALLALGAVHESQNRPTAAAAVYKRLLTLSAPSDEARARALWRLARIYESQGYLVSARDAYLQMADRYPRLQLELGGRVSAVSERVSAELARDPLARIVADRPRPAVPSPMVRRWRWKGIDGADAARPLTAAGAPPAVDSSRVFLAADAGLSPLDPATGDRRWTAALGERAVWVGYLADKLLAATPHHVAAIDVQTGAIQWRFGRDGSARGRRGPDPFARDDPQPNPAATPGTVLHDFQIVAGRLFLLRGDDELIALDGDTGFINWSYTPRGGAINPKLWIGPARLVLQVDRPSELVVLETVTGRPISRCGLSEGEGLEREPTPIDEDHVIVVTDRRTVKKFDLERGQFVWDYRESVEMPVNGAPRAFVDAEHLMVIHDGRTLIRLDPATGSKQWSTVLGTEDLGERPDALAFDEQRFYCVSKQSLRALSLKDGSPLWSRHLSGRELIHWSLALSDRSVLVYPSLSSLWEEEVEAMPLVVCKQENGALVQRFVFPATIAEVHLRLDSRGAVIATPRELWALGARPPSREGRPSPTP; encoded by the coding sequence ATGACTTGGTTCCGGTTCCACCGGCGCAAGACCGTCGCGATTCCATCCCGAGTCGTCGGAGTCCTTTCGGCTTGTCTCCTGGCGACGGTCGCGGGCTCGGCCGCCGCTCAACCCGCCGGCCGCAGCGCTTCCAAGTTCTACCCGGATTCGAGCGAGGCCGCCGAGACCCTGCTGCGCAACGCGGCCAGCCATGTGCGGGCCGGCCAGTGGTCCGAGGCCGTCGGGATCTATCAGCGGGTCATCGAGCAATACGGCGACAAGGTGGCCCGGCTGCCGCGCGACCCGGCCGACGGGGGCGAGGGAGGCGACGAGTTCGTCCTGTACGTCGATCTTCGAGGCTACTGCCAGCGGACGCTGGCCGGACTCCCCGACGAGGCCCGCGCCGTGTACCGCAAGCGGATGGACGCGCAGGCGGAACGCTGGTTTCGCGAGGGTGAAGCCGGGCGCGACGCCGGGCCGCTGCGGCGGGTGGTCGAGCAGGCCTTCTGCACCTCGTGGGGCGACGACGCGCTGGAGCTGCTGGGCGACCTGTCGTTCCAGGACGGCCGGTTCGGCGAGGCGCTGGCGATGTACCGGCGGCTCGTGGCCGACGACCCGGAGAACCCGCTCAACCTGGTCCATCCCGACCCGTCGGTCGACCTGGCTCGGGTCGCGGCCAAGAAGCTGCTCTGCCGCGCCGCGGCCGGCGAGAGCCTGACGCCCGCCGTCGAGATCGAGGCCTTCGCGAAGCGGTTCCCCGGCGCGTCGGGTCCGCTCGCCGGCCGCAAGGGCCTGCTGGCGACGAGCCTCGCCGCGGCGCTCGAAACCGACCACCTGGCGCCTCCCAGCCAATCCGACGGCCGCTGGCCCACGTTCGCCGGCTCGCCGACCCGCAACAAGATCGTCGCCGAGTCGATCGACGTGGGGTCGTTGCAATGGCGGGTCGCGCTCGAACGGATCAGCCCGGTCCGGGCCGGCGGCCCTTACGTGCCTCGGGCGTTCGGGGTGAACAACGGGGCGTCGTCGCCGGCCAACCAGCTTCTGGGCTATCACCCGATCATCGTCGGCGACCAGGTGATCGTCAACAACGGCTCGCGGATCACGGCGTACAACTTGAGCGACCGACCGAACCCGTCGGAGGGAGGCCAGGCGCTGGCGGTCGAACCGGCCTGGAAGCACGACCCGGACGACGGCGCCGCGCCGCCGCAGGCGTTGCCGTCGAGCTGGGCGATCCCCCGGTACACGCTGACCGCGGTCGGCGACCGGATCTACGCCCGGATGGGGTCGTCGAGCCAGCCCAACTTTGCGGGGGGCCCCCGGCCGGTCGGCGCCGACAGCTCCATCGTCGCGATCGACCGCAACCGCCCTGGCGGCAAGCCGCTCTGGATCCAGAGGTCGAGCAAGCTGACCCTGCCCGACCGGCCCGCGGAGCAGGTCGGCCGGTCGGTGAATTTCGAGGGCACGCCCGTCGCCGACGACCGCAGCGTGTACGTGGCCGTCACCGACCGTCGCGAGCAGACCGCCACGTACGTCGCCAGCTACAACGCCGACGACGGCTCGCTGCGATGGCTGCGCTACCTGGGGGCCGCGGCGTCCGAGAACGACAACTTCATGGCCATGGGGGGCATGGGATTCGGCGCCCTGGCCTCGGCCGACTCGGGGCACCGGCTGCTCTCGCTCGACGGCCCCGTCCTGTACTATCAGACCAATCTGGGCGCCCTCGCGGCCCTCGACGCCGAGACGGGATCGATCCGCTGGGCGGCGACCTATCCGCGGCAGGAGTCCGGGCGCGGGCAGGGGGGTGAGCGCGACCTGAACCCCGCCGTGGTCCACGACGGCCTCGTGTTCGTCGCGCCCAGCGACGCGTCGTCGATCTTCGCCTTCGAGGCGCAGACCGGCCGGTTGAAATGGCGGACCGTCGCGATCCCCGACGAGGTGAAGCTCTCGCACCTGCTGGGCGTCGCCAAGGGCCGGCTCGTGGCCACTGGCGACAAGGTCTTGTGGTTCGACGTCCGCGACGGCAAGCTGCTGCACGCCTGGCCCGACACCGGCGGCAGCCGCGAGGGCTACGGCCGCGGCCTGCTCGCCGGCGATCGAGTCTACTGGCCGACCCGCAACGAGATCCAGGTGCTCGACCAGGCGAGCGGCGCCCGTTCCGGCCCGCCGATCAAGCTGCTGGAGACGTACCGCACGACCGGCGGCAACCTGGTCGCGGGCGACGGCTACCTGGTCGTCGCGCAGAGCGACGGCCTCGTCGTCTTCTGCCAGAACAGCCGTCTGATCGAACGCTACCGCGACGAGATCGCCCGCGCCCCCCACCACGCGCCGACGCATTACCGCCTGGCCCGCGCCGCCGAGGCCGTCGGCCGCGACCAACTGGCGCTCGACTCGTACGTGCAGTCGATCCGCAACGCCGGCGCCGGCGAGACGATCGACGGCTCGCCGCTGATCGACGCCGCCCGCGACCATCAGTTCCGACTCCTGCTCCGGCTCGCGGCCTCGCTTCGCGGCGAGAAGAAGTACGACGACGCGGGCGCCAAGCTGGAAGCCGCCGTCCTGGCCGCCCGGCAGGAGCAGGACAGGCTCAAGGCCCGCTTGCTGCTGGCCGACGTGCAGCTTGAACGAGGCCGTCCTCCGGAAGCCGTCGACATCCTCGAACGGCTGCTCGGCGACGACCGGCTGCAACAGCTCACCGTCGGCTCGGACGACGGCCGCCGCGCAGTTCGCGCCGACCTGTTCGTCGGCGACCGGCTCGCCGAGATCGTCCGCGACCACGGCCGCAAGGTCTACGACTCCTATGACCGCAAGGCCCGCGAGCTGTTCAAACGGGGCGTTGACGAGCAAGACGCGCGGTCGCTGGCCGAAGTGGCGCGGATCTTCCCGGTCGCCGAGGCGGTCCCCGAGGCGCTGCTGGCCCTGGGCGCGGTGCACGAATCCCAGAACCGGCCGACCGCCGCGGCCGCCGTCTACAAACGGCTCCTGACGCTTTCGGCCCCCAGCGACGAGGCCCGCGCCCGGGCGCTCTGGCGGCTGGCCCGGATCTACGAATCGCAGGGCTATCTGGTCTCGGCCCGCGACGCCTACCTGCAGATGGCGGATCGGTATCCCCGGCTGCAACTCGAACTGGGCGGACGCGTTTCGGCGGTCTCCGAGCGGGTGTCGGCGGAGCTGGCGCGCGACCCGCTGGCCCGGATCGTCGCCGATCGCCCCCGGCCCGCCGTCCCCTCGCCGATGGTCCGCCGATGGCGCTGGAAGGGGATCGACGGGGCCGACGCCGCTCGGCCGCTGACGGCCGCGGGCGCGCCGCCGGCCGTTGATTCGAGCCGCGTCTTCCTCGCCGCCGACGCCGGCCTGTCGCCGCTCGACCCCGCCACCGGCGACCGGCGGTGGACCGCCGCGCTGGGCGAGCGGGCGGTCTGGGTCGGCTACCTCGCCGACAAGCTGCTCGCCGCGACGCCCCATCACGTGGCGGCGATCGACGTTCAGACCGGCGCGATCCAGTGGCGGTTCGGCCGCGACGGCTCGGCGCGAGGCCGGCGCGGCCCCGACCCGTTCGCCCGCGACGATCCCCAGCCGAATCCCGCGGCGACGCCCGGAACAGTACTGCACGATTTCCAGATCGTCGCCGGCCGCCTGTTCCTGCTCCGCGGCGACGACGAGCTGATCGCCCTCGACGGCGACACCGGATTCATCAACTGGTCGTACACGCCCCGCGGCGGCGCGATCAATCCCAAACTCTGGATCGGTCCCGCCCGGCTGGTGTTGCAGGTCGACAGGCCGAGTGAGCTGGTCGTCCTGGAAACCGTCACCGGCCGGCCGATCTCGCGGTGCGGACTGAGCGAGGGCGAAGGGCTCGAGCGCGAGCCGACGCCGATCGACGAGGATCACGTGATCGTGGTCACCGACCGCCGGACGGTGAAGAAGTTCGACCTCGAGCGCGGCCAGTTCGTCTGGGACTACCGCGAGAGCGTCGAGATGCCGGTCAACGGAGCGCCCCGGGCGTTCGTGGACGCCGAGCATCTGATGGTGATCCACGACGGCCGGACGCTGATCCGGCTCGACCCGGCCACCGGATCGAAGCAATGGTCGACCGTGCTGGGGACCGAAGACCTGGGCGAGCGCCCCGACGCGCTGGCCTTCGACGAGCAGCGGTTCTACTGTGTAAGCAAGCAAAGTCTGCGGGCGCTGTCGCTGAAGGACGGCTCGCCGCTCTGGTCGCGGCACTTGTCGGGTCGCGAGCTGATCCACTGGTCGCTGGCTCTGTCCGACCGCTCGGTGCTGGTCTATCCGAGCCTTTCCAGCCTGTGGGAAGAGGAAGTCGAGGCGATGCCCCTGGTCGTCTGCAAGCAAGAGAACGGCGCGCTGGTGCAACGATTCGTGTTTCCGGCGACGATCGCCGAAGTCCATCTGCGGTTGGATTCGCGCGGCGCGGTGATCGCGACGCCCCGCGAACTCTGGGCCCTGGGCGCCCGCCCGCCGAGCCGAGAGGGGCGGCCGTCGCCGACGCCTTGA